One segment of Cutaneotrichosporon cavernicola HIS019 DNA, chromosome: 4 DNA contains the following:
- a CDS encoding uncharacterized protein (RINT-1 / TIP-1 family), whose protein sequence is MTDLAAAIRSAATRSTQDQVDAQVTAYLDTHYPDLASLASLAGPSKLGRTLSQDAEYWRGHEADAHAKLKVAEAALPSAIENAQSKLNSVLNRAQVLTLERYSLSDEVGRLMSELDSSVILDDGPTKRDPTLLERVEDIHASIARSRATLAWASVLQRILLQRDTVLDPAGHKPSALAAVPIFRRLVSSVTELENILPPGMALVRVLRSVRDDTWTQLKDAMSATLVAASEPLKWPLRVDYASVPAGDRRAFEHAYADLLALQAEGERLGLSQRWGEPAWASGAGLYPIQALVKPIELRFRYHFMGRRDTNRVDKPEWAFASITDMVFEHTQFIADYLQPLTARGGYGRVDVRSELTMLLFPILLTFLRTRMPHLVSHPALLAHTVYQTVLFDDAVREGGLDLSRTSCGGTEWDGLAGVILREGDWFNEWIAGEKRFAETQLNEIISSPTAWIISDTIEDDDLTLPTTESARQVRALLESITDRYSPLPALESRVAFVRVVQLPLLAAYHARLAGSLDAFETLSSAFVRAVPGALGQRAPDARLTGTAGLERLLKAYVSADYTLAALRAWSDDILFAEMSADLAPDSPSPPCVWESMAQKYAALRARSEDMVVRLASSQVESDLRDHLTRRWDVGLEDGPDASPEPEPEGADSSLVAGLTSYTAFLSLCASALPRPALARVYRRLTAHLVNHIAQRAVYAGWSKFTAAGGRALAAEAGDWRAAARQAVPGIKTDAAWSKLVDMATVLALPSGGSGDTATFAQAMAAAWGSQGALESLNERIGVEMDADEMQALLQRRVECWR, encoded by the exons ATGACagacctcgccgccgcgatcCGGTCCGCGGCGACCCGGTCGACCCAAGACCAAGTCGACGCTCAAGTTACTGCCTATCTCGATACACACTATCCCGATCTCGCCTCGCTTGCTTCGCTCGCGGGACCAAGCAAGCTCGGACGCACTCTATCCCAAGATGCCGAGTACTGGCGGGGacacgaggccgacgcaCACGCAAAGCTCAAGGTAGCAGAGGCCGCCCTCCCGTCAGCCATTGAGAATGCGCAATCGAAATTGAACAGCGTACTGAACAGAGCTCAGGTGCTCACTCTCGAGCGATACTCGCtctcggacgaggtgggccGCCTCAtgtccgagctcgactcGTCTGTCATCTTAGACGACGGACCAACGAAGCGTGACCCAACCCTCCTGGAGCGTGTGGAAGATATCCACGCCTCGATAGCTCGCAGCCGCGCCACACTCGCGTGGGCCAGTGTTCTCCAACGAATCCTTTTACAGCG TGATACCGTCCTAGATCCAGCAGGACACAAACCCTCAGCCCTCGCGGCAGTCCCGATAttccgccgcctcgtgTCCAGTGTTACTGAACTGGAGAATATCCTGCCTCCCGGAATGGCGCTTGTGCGTGTCCTCCGCTCTGTGCGCGACGATACCTGGACAcagctcaaggacgccatGTCCGCTACCCTCGTCGCTGCGTCGGAACCCCTCAAGTGGCCGCTGCGGGTTGATTATGCTTCTGTTCCAGCTGGCGATCGACGTGCTTTCGAACACGCCTACGCTGACCTCTTGGCGCTtcaggccgagggcgagcgcctcggtCTCTCCCAGCGATGGGGAGAGCCGGCATGGGCCAGCGGGGCCGGATTGTATCCCATCCAGGCGCTGGTGAAACCTATCGAATTGCGGTTCCGGTACCACTTTATGGGCCGGCGGGACACGAACCGCGTCGATAAACCCGAATGGGCATTCGCCAGCATTACCGACATGGTATTTGAACACACCCAGTTTATTGCCGATTACCTCCAACCTCTCACGGCGCGTGGCGGCTACGGGAGAGTAGATGTGCGGTCCGAGCTGACCATGCTCCTCTTCCCGATCCTCCTCACGTTTCTGCGCACGCGCATGCCCCACCTCGTCTCCCATCCTGCACTACTGGCGCATACAGTGTACCAGACGGTATTATTCGATGACGCGGTGCGCGAGGGTGGCTTAGACCTTTCGCGCACGAGCTGCGGCGGCACCGAGTGGGATGGTCTGGCCGGCGTCATCCTCCGTGAAGGTGACTGGTTCAACGAGTGGATAGCTGGCGAGAAGCGTTTTGCAGAGACGCAACTGAACGAAATCATCTCTTCCCCAACAGCGTGGATTATCAGCGATACaatcgaggacgacgacctgaCCCTTCCCACGACCGAGAGTGCGCGCCAAGtccgcgccctccttgAAAGCATTACCGACCGTTACTCGCCGCTTCCTGCGCTCGAGAGCCGCGTAGCCTTTGTCAGAGTCGTCCAACTTCCTCTCTTGGCTGCATATCATGCGCGTCTCGCCGGATCGCTAGACGCGTTCGAAACCCTTTCCAGCGCATTTGTCCGCGCCGTCCCTGGCGCGCTGGGACAGCGCGCTCCAGACGCCCGTCTTACAGGCACTGCCGGCCTCGAACGCCTTCTCAAAGCATATGTGAGCGCCGACTacaccctcgccgctctccGCGCATGGAGTGACGATATC CTCTTTGCGGAAATGTCGGCTGACCTCGCCCCGgactcaccctccccaccttGTGTGTGGGAGAGCATGGCGCAAAAGTATGCAGCGCTGCGCGCACGGTCAGAAGACATGGTCGTGCGTTTGGCAAGTAGCCAAGTCGAGTCGGATCTCCGCGACCACCTCACTCGGAGATGGGATGTCGGACTCGAGGACGGGCCCGACGCATCACcagagcccgagcccgagggCGCCGACTCGTCCCTCGTCGCTGGACTGACCAGTTACACGGCGTTCCTGAGCCTCTGCGCCAGTGCGCTTCCGCGGCCGGCGCTCGCACGTGTGTATCGCCGCCTCACAGCGCATCTCGTCAACCATATCGCCCAGCGGGCAGTGTATGCCGGATGGTCCAAGTTTACAGCTGCTGGTGGGCGCGCACTCGCTGCTGAAGCCGGTGAttggcgcgcggccgcaCGGCAGGCAGTTCCCGGCATCAAGACGGATGCGGCGTGGTCCAAGCTCGTAGACATGGCCACCGTACTCGCGCTGCCCTCCGGTGGGAGTGGGGATACGGCGACGTTTGCACAAGCCATGGCCGCGGCGTGGGGTTCGCAGGGCGCGCTTGAGAGTCTGAACGAGCGCATTGGtgtcgagatggacgcggACGAGATGCAGGCGCTGCTGCAGCGCCGTGTCGAGTGCTGGCGATAA
- the IQG1 gene encoding uncharacterized protein (RasGAP C-terminus): protein MERNTSPSPTPEGSGSIYSYNARLTPEASPAAAATMSRINSVREDTSMTGLRRSGSGARFSHHSRGKSIDLVRGKWEAKIEAAAAAPEETPTVSRRPKSVLEPRSPAPNVPHAPSPLSKGVEVEAPIRVTAPWSPLKPTISTPLKPASPSPQPPAPQGVPKVAFPGTEELATEPEADVFDEFGLPPRLALSSLTDLSSDYTGTSTMRSNRSQADTLADARANALRRLEAKKAAGEPVQEPRIEIPALPVAKELDLPPLPILDSFGMMKSTPTRLSKLMPKKSEPELAPPDNVSNSKLEIRDKDVKPTATPPRQRLRSIKRGQTPKTPTAEATPTPEATAPFIEPAKPPDKGSSNVANAPTDTFSRQRLKSVPRPPVDAPSPAESRSQSFTERKLRPVSMVETVSTSTERVLPAKPADPPATPLISHRASLKSIPRAPVETSSPVNSRPPSFAERRLRPASMIEVSSPTSSPKIFPAQLEAKSSPKTTLVPLEAQPSLMVARVPLEAKPSPKAELPIALAPARPRAEPPVSLIAVDPSPAPEITAEPTLKRKGSVLSRVQAINQPAGPSVPETTRVPSKDEKSVLRRLNGLNQCRAQASKPVIIPGRDAGDITRRVKSIDQAPEVVQTSKAVTLPGHETGHIHRRIQSIDQLPDLVQTSKPVEIPGKPAGHIHKRIQSIDQAPEEPKLKDTTRIPSSEKESAVLRKVKSINQLPTAPQTSKPVVFSGSETGSIHRRVQSIDQGSAPQLNRSEPAPAVARSSGVLRKVRSIDQGLRDPAPSEPAKREPFPKAPSTPLRPRPAPAGGDVFSMAKATALDSPSKDSVLDSPSGGKPKVSGLGFRAPKGPPKAGSVSSMANRWTAGDATGSMPSRGSRVPSLGSDRRRLGKHLPRIVSGDQGWDGDGGRTGISRVPSSSRARKVSIGGSMAPATESVEENTPPRNRTLSTSTVIEYPSPTSSYAPSERAPSTYAPSERAISFATSERQPLSPAWQNQDNTGRHPTTPRKQSSKSGLNFITPRAEVQGAEMKGLMSAVGAASARAADTSQRDAATGMPNRLRLSSRLPLAASSAAMAPAPLPSRRLAAQNNNWMDRQRHVLAAYEYLCHVGEAQQWIEGCLDEELGFGVTEMEEGLRDGVVLAKLAREFQGEEIVRRIWTEAKHRFRQSDNINYFINFLRTVGMPETFVFELTDLYNAKNIPKVIFSIHVLSHLLARLGRAERMNNLVGQFEFTDEQLAATEKGIQGIAMPNFGQVGQTLAKEASWEAPEPEEEEETEDEKRDRELLECESSIRSLQCHLRGVRARQRVSRKKAQIELAAPIFARVQAQARGQLTRKVATSQKQTHRQLGTWATKLQAVARASMVQRSWKAYLEKVKRCELPIIRVQAAARGKLARMRRANLKKNLARRRHAFEAMQAHARGQLVRQKFRENKQAVHHASTVKMATSMQALLRGRLSRAKVSKEQKVVQVHTPIFISLQSHLRGALIRRQHRAREKNMDDATDYIVAIQAVARGVLARRRKQVFTREAVKLTTSISSLQALARGRLAKRQHDNMQKALAKVEMAGSVGGLQAFLRTKLAKHKTVEQKKKLEFVQPDVIGFQAVARGFLARREYREWRDYLVDPYTQGALVYLQSLIRGYLCRRKFWMRYTYLHNNQHKITKVQAIWRGRTQRQMYQRLITGGGVDVPTIQHYMHLLDDTENDFGDQLRIDTMKKEVIELVRTNQSLDTEVKELDTKIALILKNKMTFEDLARAKRTRGVPHDEETFHNPGGGDPFVSVHLDRASQRKLELYEHLFFTLQTQPQYISRLLWTLGADEAREKDCRLVEAVTLILFGFGHDRREEYLFHKLCQISMHEQILRSRSLEELATTRFSIIPVVMQYAKPALKPFLHNALTAHINRIIASDDLDLSTDPVDLYNRLINADEALTGITSSLPRDLTADQILQTHVETRTIYIHHLQELRALTDFIAKEIMASTSAMPYTIRLLAREALFALRVRYSDHDDSQLWPIVAKSVIMPFIIPALVAPETYDIAVNVNTVQRRNLSAIGTLLGYVAGQDFAKRDRLVQVPLNEYIRAEGFNMGDWILDVAEVDFHVQELLESTTEATPISITRSDIYGLLGILIRNSATLTANNKNDPIKSVLDELEGPPLEFDKSDKTVRVHLTNRLAQLQPSDPKAARLRELEVQAKRHVLAVLRIQAGKDLFEVLTMHPTAADEHRWVEAVHRDIALEQARLARHDLPPTPAEAEYQLESIRSLPFHEVKARAVEFCMALADAGRLSREDHFQGLLVSIAGDIREKHRLRQKRKVDLRAMSEAHANLSDKRQNFEEQIQSYHNYIDTSMANLQQKKKTPFMSRQYWHQRKHKKDKFGSYSYTAKVLYERGILLSVNQFSPRQFDQIHLIMSSNTVGVFSLEMALPTGSNELPREELRMEDLLQAQFDNNTRLDLFDGMAAFNLNTLIHQINKKFYAS from the exons ATGGAGCGAaacacctcgccctccccaacGCCAGAGGGCTCAGGCTCTATTTACTCGTACAACGCCCGCTTGACCCCTGAGGCGTCgcctgccgccgccgcaacAATGTCCCGCATCAACAGTGTGCGTGAGGACACGAGCATGACGGGTTTGCGGCGCTCGGGTTCTGGCGCACGATTCAGTCACCACTCGCGCGGCAAGTCGATTGACCTCGTCCGAGGCAAGTGGGAAGCCAAGATAGAggccgctgctgctgcgcccGAGGAGACGCCGACTGTGTCCAGGCGGCCGAAGAGCGTACTCGAACCCAGGTCGCCGGCGCCGAACGTTCCCcacgcgccctcgccactTTCCAAAGGCGTAGAGGTTGAGGCCCCGATACGCGTCACGGCGCCTTGGTCCCCGCTCAAGCCCACGATCTCGACCCCGCTCAAACctgcctcgccctcgccccagCCGCCAGCTCCCCAAGGCGTACCCAAGGTAGCCTTCCCTGGTACCGAGGAGCTTGCGACCGAGCCAGAGGCCGACGTGTTTGACGAGTTTGGGTTGCCGCCACGGCTGGCCCTGTCTTCGCTTACCGACCTCTCGTCCGACTACACCGGGACATCGACCATGCGGAGCAACCGCTCACAGGCCGACACGCTGGCAGACGCGCGTGCCAACGCCCTCCGGCGTCTTGAAGCAAAGAAGGCCGCTGGTGAGCCAGTGCAGGAACCCAGGATTGAGATCCCTGCCTTGCCTGTCGCGAAGGAACTCGATCTTCCTCCCCTACCGATCCTCGACTCGTTTGGCATGATGAAatcgacgccgacacgTCTGTCCAAGCTCATGCCCAAGAAGTCCGAGCCCGAACTCGCACCCCCAGACAACGTGTCCAACTCGAAACTCGAAATCCGGGACAAAGACGTCAAGCCTACCGCGACCCCGCCCCGCCAGCGATTACGGTCCATCAAGCGGGGCCAGACTCCCAAGACGCCGACCGCCGAGGCAACCCCGACTCCCGAAGCCACCGCGCCCTTCATCGAGCCCGCCAAGCCCCCTGACAAGGGGTCTAGCAATGTAGCAAATGCACCCACCGACACTTTCTCCCGCCAGAGGCTCAAGTCCGTTCCTCGTCCCCCTGTCGATGCTCCCTCGCCTGCCGAGTCCAGGTCTCAGTCGTTTACCGAGCGCAAGCTGCGGCCCGTGTCGATGGTCGAGACCGTCTCTACCTCTACCGAGAGGGTTTTGCCCGCGAAGCCCGCCGATCCACCAGCGACGCCGCTGATATCTCATCGCGCCTCGCTCAAGTCGATACCCCGCGCGCCTGTGGAAACGTCGTCACCTGTCaactcgaggccgccgtcgtTTGCGGAGAGGCGGCTCCGTCCAGCCTCGATGATCGAGGTGTCGTCAcccacgtcgtcgcccaaGATCTTCCCAGCACAATTAGAGGCCAAGTCTTCGCCCAAGACGACGCTGGTGCCGCTTGAAGCCCAGCCTTCGCTCATGGTCGCTCGGGTACCGCTGGAGGCGAAGCCCTCTCCCAAGGCTGAGCTACCAATCGCTCTGgcaccagctcgtccgAGAGCAGAGCCACCGGTCTCTCTCATCGCGGTTGACCCTTCCCCGGCACCTGAGATCACAGCCGAACCGACTCTAAAGCGGAAAGGCTCGGTCCTCAGCCGCGTCCAGGCGATCAACCAGCCAGCAGGCCCCAGCGTCCCAGAGACCACACGTGTCCCAtccaaggacgagaagTCTGTACTTCGTCGGCTGAACGGCCTCAACCAATGCCGCGCGCAAGCGTCCAAGCCCGTGATCATTCCTGGCAGAGATGCTGGTGACATTACCCGCCGGGTGAAGAGCATCGATCAGGCGCCAGAGGTCGTGCAGACGTCAAAAGCGGTGACTCTCCCAGGCCATGAGACGGGTCACATCCACAGGAGGATACAAAGCATCGACCAGTTACCTGATCTCGTTCAGACCTCGAAGCCCGTCGAGATCCCTGGGAAACCGGCAGGCCATATTCACAAGCGGATCCAGAGCATTGACCAGGCGCCCGAAGAACCAAAGTTGAAGGATACGACCCGCATTCCCTCGTCGGAGAAGGAATCAGCGGTCCTGCGAAAGGTGAAGAGTATCAACCAGTTACCGACTGCTCCGCAGACGTCCAAGCCTGTCGTCTTCTCCGGGAGCGAAACGGGAAGCATTCACAGGAGAGTGCAGAGCATCGACCAGGGTTCCGCGCCTCAGCTTAACCGGTCGGAACCGGCACCAGCTGTTGCTCGCAGCAGTGGCGTCTTGCGCAAGGTCCGCAGTATCGACCAGGGGCTGCGGGATCCTGCGCCCTCTGAACCAGCAAAGAGAGAGCCGTTCCCAAAGGCTCCGTCGACTCCGTTACGCCCGCGGCCTGCCCccgccggcggcgatgtGTTCTCCATGGCCAAGGCGACGGCGTTAGACTCTCCATCCAAGGACAGCGTGCTCGACTCCCCATCCGGTGGGAAGCCTAAGGTCTCTGGCTTAGGTTTCCGTGCCCCGAAGGGGCCTCCCAAAGCAGGATCTGTCTCGTCCATGGCCAACCGCTGGACGGCGGGTGATGCTACCGGCAGCATGCCGTCTCGTGGTAGTCGTGTCCCGTCGCTGGGGAGCGACAGGCGACGGCTCGGCAAGCATCTGCCGCGTATCGTGTCTGGCGACCAGGGCTGGGACGGCGATGGGGGCAGGACAGGCATCTCACGTgtgccgtcgagctcccGAGCTCGCAAGGTATCTATTGGTGGCTCAATGGCGCCTGCGACCGAGTCGGTAGAGGAGAATACCCCTCCCCGTAACCGAACACTCTCGACATCGACGGTCATCGAGTATCCGTcaccgacgagctcgtACGCCCCGTCTGAGCGTGCACCGAGCACGTATGCCCCGTCTGAGCGGGCGATCAGCTTCGCTACATCGGAGCGGCAGCCTTTATCCCCCGCTTGGCAGAATCAGGATAACACTGGCCGTCACCCCACGACGCCACGGAAACAGTCGTCGAAGAGCGGCCTGAACTTTATCACCCCCCGTGCAGAGGTGCAAGGTGCAGAGATGAAGGGTCTCATGAGTGCCGTTGGAGCAGCCTCTGCTCGCGCCGCGGACACGTCCCAAAGGGACGCTGCCACGGGCATGCCAAACCGATTGCGACTGTCGTCACGCCTTCCGCTCGCCGCTTCGTCTGCGGCCATGGCACCCGCCCCGTTAccgtcgcgccgcctgGCTGCTCAGAACAACAACTGGATGGATAGACAACGACACGTGCTCGCCGCGTACGAATACCTGTGTCACGTTGGTGAGGCGCAGCAGTGGATCGAAGGCTgtctcgacgaggagctaGGCTTCGGTGTCACTgagatggaggaaggcctccgcgacggcgtcgtgctcgccaagctcgcgcgcgagttcCAAGGCGAGGAGATCGTACGTCGCATCTGGACTGAGGCCAAGCACCGCTTCCGCCAGAGCGACAACATCAACTACTTTATCAACTTCCTCCGCACCGTTGGGATGCCCGAGACGTTCGTCTTCGAGCTCACGGACCTCTACAACGCCAAGAACATTCCCAAGGTCATCTTTAGCATTCACGTCCTCAGCCACTTGTTGGCGCGCCTGGGTCGTGCTGAGCGAATGAACAACCTCGTGGGCCAGTTCGAGTTCACCGACGAGCAGCTTGCTGCCACGGAGAAGGGTATCCAGGGTATCGCGATGCCCAACTTCGGCCAGGTTGGCCAGACCCTCGCCAAAGAGGCCAGCTGGGAGGCGCCCGAAccggaggaggaagaagagacTGAAGATGAAA AACGCGACCGTGAACTCCTCGAGTGCGAGAGCTCGATCCGCTCACTGCAGTGCCATCTTCGCGGTGTGCGTGCTCGCCAGCGAGTCTCACGCAAGAAGGCTCAGATCGAACTTGCTGCTCCGATCTTCGCTCGCGTCCAGGCTCAGGCCCGCGGTCAGTTGACCCGCAAGGTCGCCACTTCGCAGAAGCAGACCCACCGTCAGCTCGGCACGTGGGCTACCAAGCTGCAGGCTGTCGCCCGCGCTTCTATGGTGCAGCGGAGCTGGAAGGCATACTTGGAGAAAGTCAAGCGCTGCGAGCTCCCAATTATCCGCGTCCAGGCCGCTGCTCGCGGCAAGCTCGCGCGTATGCGCAGGGCCAACCTCAAGAAGAacctcgcgcgccggcgccacgCCTTTGAGGCCATGCAGGCTCACGCTCGTGGCCAGCTTGTCCGCCAAAAGTTCAGGGAGAACAAGCAGGCCGTCCATCATGCAAGCACGGTCAAGATGGCCACGTCCATGCAAGCGCTCCTGCGTGGGCGTCTCTCGCGGGCCAAGGTGTCTAAGGAGCAGAAGGTGGTTCAGGTCCACACGCCAATCTTCATCTCGCTCCAGAGCCACCTTCGTGGTGCGCTCATCCGCCGGCAGCACCGTGCTCGCGAGAAGAACATGGACGACGCTACCGACTACATCGTCGCTATCCAGGCCGTCGCTCGTGGCGTGCTTGCCCGCCGTCGCAAGCAGGTGTTCACCAGGGAAGCCGTCAAGCTCACTACCTCCATCTCCAGCCTCCAGGCTCTCGCCCGCGGTCGTCTAGCCAAGCGTCAGCATGACAACATGCAGAAGgccctcgccaaggtcgagatggcggGCTCGGTCGGCGGTCTCCAAGCCTTCCTGCGCACCAAGCTCGCCAAACACAAGACGGTCGAGCAGAAGAAGAAACTCGAATTTGTACAGCCGGACGTCATCGGCTTCCAGGCTGTTGCTCGTGGGTTCCTCGCACGGCGCGAGTACCGCGAGTGGCGCGACTACCTGGTCGACCCATACACGCAGGGCGCGCTCGTTTACTTGCAATCCCTTATCCGCGGATACCTCTGCCGTCGCAAGTTCTGGATGCGCTACACGTACCTCCACAACAACCAGCATAAGATCACTAAGGTCCAGGCTATCTGGCGTGGTCGCACCCAGCGGCAGATGTACCAGCGCCTCATTACAGGTGGTGGTGTCGACGTGCCGACGATCCAGCACTACATGCACCTGCTGGACGACACAGAGAACGACTTCGGCGACCAGCTCCGCATTGACACAATGAAGAAAGAGGTCattgagctcgtccgcaCGAACCAGAGTCTCGATACCGAagtcaaggagctcgacacAAAGATTgccctcatcctcaagAACAAGATGACGTTTGAGGACTTGGCACGTGCGAAGCGCACACGCGGTGTTCCTCACGATGAGGAGACGTTCCACAAcccaggcggcggcgaccccTTTGTCAGCGTCCACCTTGACCGCGCAAGccagcgcaagctcgagctgtACGAGCACCTCTTCTTCACACTCCAGACCCAGCCACAGTATATCTCCAGATTGCTATGGACACTTGGCGCAGACGAGGCACGCGAGAAGGActgccgcctcgtcgaagCCGTCACGTTGATCCTCTTCGGCTTCGGGCACGACCGTCGCGAGGAGTACCTCTTCCACAAGCTGTGCCAGATCAGCATGCACGAGCAGATCCTCCGCTCGCGCTCTCTCGAGGAATTGGCCACCACGAGGTTCTCTATCATCCCGGTTGTTATGCAGTACGCCAAGCCAGCCCTCAAGCCGTTCCTGCACAACGCCCTAACGGCGCACATCAACCGCATCATCGCGTCggacgaccttgacctctCGACGGACCCCGTTGAT CTGTACAACCGCCTCATAAACGCGGACGAGGCTCTGACCGGCATAACGAGCTCGCTACCGCGCGACTTGACGGCCGACCAGATCCTCCAGACCCACGTCGAGACGCGCACGATCTACATCCACC ACCTCCAGGAGCTCCGCGCGCTCACCGACTTCATCGCAAAGGAGAtcatggcgtcgacgtccgcGATGCCGTATACGATCCGTCTCCTTGCCCGAGAGGCACTTTTCGCTCTGCGTGTGCGGTATAGCGACCACGACGACTCGCAGCTCTGGCCGATTGTCGCCAAGTCGGTTATCATGCCGTTCATCATCCCGGCCCTCGTGGCGCCCGAGACATACGACATCGCTGTCAACGTCAACACGGTTCAGCGGCGCAACCTCTCGGCGATCGGCACGCTGCTGGGCTACGTTGCTGGGCAAGACTTTGCCAAACGGGACCGCCTCGTGCAAGTCCCGCTCAACGAGTATATCAGAGCAGAGGGCTTCAACATGGGCGACTGGATACTGGACGTCGCTGAAGTCGACTTCCACGTTCAGGAACTGCTCGAGTCGACGACGGAGGCAACACCGATCTCGATTACGCGCAGCGACATCTACGGCTTATTGGGTATTCTCATCCGCAACTCTGCCACTTTG ACTGCGAATAACAAGAACGACCCGATCAAGAGTgtgcttgacgagctcgaggggCCTCCTTTGGAGTTCGACAAGAGCGACAAGACGGTGCGCGTGCATCTCACCAACCGTCTTGCGCAACTTCAAC cgtcGGATCCTAAGGCTGCTCGGTTGCGGGAGCTTGAGGTTCAGGCCAAGCGCCACGtactcgccgtcctccgTATTCAGGCAGGCAAAGACCTCTTCGAGGTGCTCACTATGCaccccaccgccgcggATGAGCACCGATGGGTCGAAGCCGTCCACCGTGACATCGCGTTGGAGCAGGCGCGTCTGGCGCGCCACGACCTCCCACCTACGCCTGCTGAGGCCGAGTACCAGCTCGAGAGCATTCGCTCGCTCCCGTTCCACGAAGTCAAGGCGCGCGCAGTCGAGTTCTGCATGGCGCTGGCAGACGCCGGCAGGCTATCGCGCGAGGACCACTTCCAGGGGTTACTTGTGTCGATCGCCGGCGACATCCGCGAGAAGCACCGCCTGCGCcagaagcgcaaggtcgaccTGCGAGCCATGTCGGAAGCGCACGCCAATCTCTCGGACAAGCGCCAGAACTTTGAGGAGCAGATTCAAAGCTACCACAACTACATTGACACGTCGATGGCCAACCTCCagcagaagaagaagacgcCCTTCATGTCCCGACAGTACTGGCACCAGCGCAAGcacaagaaggacaagtTTGGCTCGTACTCGTACACTGCCAAGGTGCTTTACGAGCGCGGAATACTGCTCAGCGTCAACCAGTTCAGCCCGCGGCAGTTTGACCAGATTCACCTCATCATGTCGTCCAACACGGTTGGCGTGTTCTCGCTTGAGATGGCGCTCCCGACAGGCTCTAACGAGCTCCCAAGAGAGGAGCTGCGAATGGAGGATCTCCTCCAGGCACAGTTTGACAACAAcacgcgcctcgacctttTCGACGGCATGGCCGCGTTCAACCTCAACACGCTGATCCACCAGATCAACAAGA AATTCTATGCTTCCTAG